CACTTGCATCCACTTTCTTCATCCCGGCATGCACAGAGCGCTTCCCACGGGACATTCTGAATCAGAACGGGCCAAAGCCTGTCAAAATGTCCCCGGTAAATTaatttctttcaggcaaatcgAGTCTCCAGTTCATCTGACCTGCTTTTAGTTTCCAGCCTGCGAACCGGGCCAGTCGGGTCAGGTTGAGACCTCGACCTTCTGAACGGAGTCACTGCCCACATATTTGTTCTAATGATCCTACCGGTAAACGGGTTCTCCTTCATGCACACCAACAACGCCCCCCCATCTTCAGAGGCTCTGATATACTTAGCGGCGTAATATACACAATCAGTCAGCCAAATCAATCCAGAGACCGAGTGTTTGTGTCCACATTGACCAACCGAGCTaatgatttattgattgatgaCATAATCAGTGGAAGGGTGAAACATCACATCGTTCTCTCTTTTCATTTGCTGTTGTTCACTGGCAAATAGGTTTTAGCGTCTAATCAGAgtcatttattctttatttatccATCAGCAGCTACATTTTCATCAGGAACAGGAGATTTTTTTGTATGAAGCTGAAGTGTGAAGGAAACCAGGTCGCTGACGTTGGTCAAGATGAGATCAGTTGGATTTGCTGTTTTCGTGGCGTTTCTCATGATCAACTGCTCTGAAATGGTGAGTCGACGGATGCTGATTTTGTGGGACTTCGATTTGTATTATGTAGAATTCCAACAATGTTTTTCTGTGTATAATGCACTTGATGATCTATTGAACAGCTTTAACTACAATGGAGTATAGTTTGTTTAACAAAGAGTTCTCTGCCACATCTCGGTGCATTAAGGTAGATTATGTTAACTAAGTGCACAATAAAGGTCATTTAATCCTCACAGTAAGTGGCACTCCCAACACAAGTTaccaaaaataaagataataaacTGCTGCATTCAACAGAAAGTCTTCATCTCACAGAGATGTAAATATGCGTATCATCTGCGTAACACTTTAACTACATGATGACCCGTTGATCTTTCTGTATCTCCTGCAAGCGGGATCCCAAGGATCCCAAGGATCCAACACACGTGGAGCCAGTGAGGAAACTGGAGGAATCTCAGAGTACAACCCAAACCCCTCCGTCCAAAAGCCCTGCCCCCACCAGCCCTGAAGCACACGAGGAAGACAACTTTCTGGGTCCACCCAAGTGTCTGCAAAAGaagtcagtgtttttttgaTTGGATGCGCTTCTGCCTTATTTGCATTTGGGCATTATTTATGATTGAGTCACCACGTCTGGTGCCAAACTGGTTTACCCTTCTTATGCTACTGAGCCTCAACCTTAAGAAAGACTGAGTCAAGCACTCGACTACTTTGTGAGTTCCGAGTGCTACTTGAAGGTCCTTCACAAAGGAACCAAAGCAAAACCAATCTGACATTAAAGAGAAAAGACAACGAGAAATTGAATATTCAAGTGCATTAGCTCACTGTGCGATGAATTTCTTCTATAAATGTACCAGGCCTACTCGCGGATCATGTGACCTGGTGTTTTGTCCTCCATGGGAGCGGTGCATTCAAGGACATTGCTCTTGTAAACCACCATACCTTTGTCCGTCGGAGGGGGCTCAACCGGTCTGCGCGCTGGACAACCGAATGTACCGCTCCTACTGCCAGGTAACCAGCTCAAACCAGAGCATATTGACTCACTCATTAACCTAATGACCGGGCTGATTTGGCTGACCTGTTACAGTTCACACAGTGCTGGTCTGTCTTCCAGGTGATGGCTGTGTCGTGTCAAACAAAGAGATCCAAAATGTCCCACTTTGGGAATTGCGGAGGTTCGCTCCCACTGATACATCCAGAGCTTCACTATATATTGGGCACAACACCCCCCGCTCATCATTGATGTGTGTCTCGATCCATCTGTCCTATAGAGGATCAGCCCAAGTTCAACAGCACGATATACCCCGACACGGGAGTGGTGAAGATCTTCCTCCCCGACGCCAGGAGCCCTAACGGCggagaggagctgctggtgtGCCAAAAGATTTGGAATATCGCAGCTGCCAACGTGGCCTGCAAGGCCAAAGAGAATCCACTGTGAGAGGGCAACGTAGACCAGTAACACGTGCTCCACGACCTCCGACCTCCCTCTGACCTTCTGTGTCTGCTTGCAGAGGTGCGGTGATGGCAGACTCCACACTTTACCACTCCCTTGCGACCGGCAGCGGCAACACAGAGTTACCAAAGCGATGTGTCAGCTTGCGCTGCCACGGTTACGAGACGTCCCTCGCCGAGTGCATCATCTACGACAGGGTCCGGATCGGCAATGGAAAGGTCGCTACGGCAACCTGTTATAAGGCCCCACAAGCCGGTCAGCTTCTTTACTCATTCTTTTCTACACTTTATTGTTGGCAAAACAAAGATCtacattaacaaacaaaatTAGATGTGAGTTATCAATAAGACAACAAGATAATGTAAAGCTgtaaattcatattttatattcatgtacTACTTTATTACTTGTACCAACCctgtaaaaaaagaagtcaaGTGTTAAATGTACTGTTAATATCCTTTAAACCAGCTATTCTCAACTGGTTTTTGCAtggcaaaataaaaattagaataaaaaaaaaaaaaaaaaacatcacaaaaaaaatcctcctgtgattttattttgaagggacttttttaatgcagcggagtgttgtCTTTCCCTGTCCGTCCGTGTTTTCAGCAGTGTGTGAAAGGTTGGGtcaaaattcagcttatgaacttcaTTCTGAATAAGTTTGAGAAGATGAGAacgttcctcgatttgggtcgcggcttgtcattaaggggtgatcctgggtcccggagccagaccagttgagaaccactgctgttCCTAAAGCCTTTAATAGCCAACTGGTCTTCTTTATGAATTTCAAGCTATGCAGCTGTGATGATGAACTACGCCTAAAAGTAGACTAATCACCCGAAAATCCCTGACTTGTTTTAACTTTTCCAGCATTAAGATATCTTATGTTTCAGAGTGCGGCTTCTCGTGCGCCAACACAAAGTGTGTCTCCATGAACCGGACCTGCGACGGAGTCGACGACTGTGGCGACGGCAGCGACGAGATGTGCTGCAAAAGTAAAGAGAGCAAACTAGAGGGCGGTTTGGTGCGACCTTGAGTGTCGTCTTCCGTGACCTCACTTCTGTGTGTGGCGTTGGCAGAATGCAGGAGCGGCGGATTCCGCTGCAAGACGGGCGTGTGCGTGCATCGAGAGGCGGTCGGCGACGGGCAGATCGACTGTCTGGACGGCGAGGACGAAGCAACGAAACACGCCGTCTACGGTGAGCGCCACATTCTGAGATCCGTTTTACCCCGAAAGTAGAGACCTTTCATGGCGTAGTTGATGGATTATTGCC
This sequence is a window from Pungitius pungitius chromosome 1, fPunPun2.1, whole genome shotgun sequence. Protein-coding genes within it:
- the cfi gene encoding complement factor I isoform X2 → MRSVGFAVFVAFLMINCSEMRDPKDPKDPTHVEPVRKLEESQSTTQTPPSKSPAPTSPEAHEEDNFLGPPKCLQKKPTRGSCDLVFCPPWERCIQGHCSCKPPYLCPSEGAQPVCALDNRMYRSYCQVMAVSCQTKRSKMSHFGNCGEDQPKFNSTIYPDTGVVKIFLPDARSPNGGEELLVCQKIWNIAAANVACKAKENPLGAVMADSTLYHSLATGSGNTELPKRCVSLRCHGYETSLAECIIYDRVRIGNGKVATATCYKAPQAECGFSCANTKCVSMNRTCDGVDDCGDGSDEMCCKKCRSGGFRCKTGVCVHREAVGDGQIDCLDGEDEATKHAVYGQSKLTEELPRNSEYTSPKNETRAGRAHLESRLYCGIPNATTVDNVEGDGRTNRGRVKRVVGGVPANPTQIQWQVALVENKKVDCGGAYIGGCWVITAAHCVRPNPSAFMVKFSLWKKFQAQNTTDIVPVKEILIHPKYGGNYENDIALLKLEKLPFSEKCFEDNPAVSAVCVPWSTNLFQPNHTCSISGWGRTAGLAVFRYR
- the cfi gene encoding complement factor I isoform X1, producing MRSVGFAVFVAFLMINCSEMRDPKDPKDPTHVEPVRKLEESQSTTQTPPSKSPAPTSPEAHEEDNFLGPPKCLQKKPTRGSCDLVFCPPWERCIQGHCSCKPPYLCPSEGAQPVCALDNRMYRSYCQVMAVSCQTKRSKMSHFGNCGEDQPKFNSTIYPDTGVVKIFLPDARSPNGGEELLVCQKIWNIAAANVACKAKENPLGAVMADSTLYHSLATGSGNTELPKRCVSLRCHGYETSLAECIIYDRVRIGNGKVATATCYKAPQAECGFSCANTKCVSMNRTCDGVDDCGDGSDEMCCKKCRSGGFRCKTGVCVHREAVGDGQIDCLDGEDEATKHAVYGQSKLTEELPRNSEYTSPKNETRAGRAHLESRLYCGIPNATTVDNVEGDGRTNRGRVKRVVGGVPANPTQIQWQVALVENKKVDCGGAYIGGCWVITAAHCVRPNPSAFMVKFSLWKKFQAQNTTDIVPVKEILIHPKYGGNYENDIALLKLEKLPFSEKCFEDNPAVSAVCVPWSTNLFQPNHTCSISGWGRTAEGKGAKVLLWANVSLIADCQRFYEDRFRPGMMCAGAMEGGVDSCQGDSGGPLVCEDELGVSYLWGIVSWGRKCAEPGFPGVYTQVAHYFEWIRHHTGWPAVTKFNS